A portion of the Streptomyces erythrochromogenes genome contains these proteins:
- a CDS encoding LON peptidase substrate-binding domain-containing protein — MTTVRLPLFPLNSVLFPGLVLPLNVFEERYRAMMRELLKSGEDEPRRFAVVAIRDGREVAPTAPGLPDPTSLPERGPAAGFGADPIQAFHRVGCVAEAATIREREDGSFEVLATGTTRVRLLSVDSSGPFLTAELEELPEDAGDGAGVLAEGVLRAFRNYQKRLAGARERSLTGAELPDEPSVVSYLVAAAAVLDIPSKQRLLQAPDTATRLAEELKLLRTETAVIRHLPSLPAVELTRAPTSPN, encoded by the coding sequence GTGACCACCGTTCGCCTGCCCCTCTTCCCGCTGAACTCGGTGCTGTTCCCGGGACTCGTCCTCCCGCTGAACGTCTTCGAGGAGCGTTATCGCGCCATGATGCGCGAGCTGCTGAAGTCGGGCGAGGACGAGCCGCGCCGTTTCGCGGTCGTCGCGATCCGCGACGGCCGGGAGGTCGCCCCGACCGCGCCCGGCCTGCCGGACCCGACGTCCCTGCCCGAGCGGGGCCCGGCCGCGGGCTTCGGCGCGGACCCGATCCAGGCGTTCCACCGGGTGGGCTGCGTGGCGGAGGCGGCGACGATCCGGGAGCGGGAGGACGGCAGCTTCGAGGTCTTGGCGACCGGTACGACGCGGGTCCGCCTGCTGTCGGTCGACTCCTCGGGCCCCTTCCTGACGGCGGAGCTGGAGGAGCTCCCGGAGGACGCGGGCGACGGCGCCGGGGTCCTCGCGGAGGGCGTGCTGCGGGCCTTCCGCAACTACCAGAAGCGGCTGGCCGGGGCCCGCGAGCGGTCCCTGACGGGCGCGGAGCTCCCCGACGAGCCGTCGGTGGTGTCGTACCTGGTGGCCGCGGCGGCGGTGCTGGACATCCCGTCGAAGCAGCGGCTGCTCCAGGCCCCGGACACGGCGACGCGGCTGGCGGAGGAACTGAAACTGCTGCGCACGGAGACGGCCGTGATCCGGCACCTGCCGTCGCTGCCGGCGGTGGAGCTGACCCGCGCTCCGACGAGCCCCAACTGA
- the dnaE gene encoding DNA polymerase III subunit alpha → MTKTPFTHLHVHTQYSLLDGAARLKDMFNACNEMGMTHIAMSDHGNLHGAYDFFHTAQKSGITPIIGIEAYVAPESRRNKRRIQWGQPHQKRDDVSGSGGYTHKTIWAANATGLHNLFRLSSDAYAEGWLTKWPRMDKETISKWSEGLIASTGCPSGELQTRLRLGQFDEALKSASEYQDIFGKDRYFLELMDHGIEIERRVRDGLLEIGKKLGIPPLVTNDSHYTYASEAAAHDALLCIQTGKNLSDPDRFRFDGSGYYLKSTDEMYAIDSSDAWQEGCANTKLVADQIDTEGMFKFRNLMPKFDIPDGYTEVTWFREETMRGMHRRFPGGIPEDRMKQVEYEMDTIISMGFPGYFLVVADFIMWAKNQGIAVGPGRGSAAGSIVAYAMGITDLDPIPHGLIFERFLNPERVSMPDVDIDFDERRRVEVIRYVTEKYGQDKVAMIGTYGTIKAKNAIKDSARVLGYPYAMGDRLTKAMPADVLGKGIPLSGILDPSHPRYSEAGEIRSMYENEPDVKKVIDTARGVEGLVRQMGVHAAGVIMSSETITDHVPVWVRHTDGVTITQWDYPSCESLGLLKMDFLGLRNLTIMDDAVKMVKANKGIDIDLLGLPLDDPKTFELLGRGDTLGVFQFDGGPMRSLLRLMKPDNFEDISAVSALYRPGPMGMNSHTNYALRKNKQQEITPIHPELEKPLEEVLAVTYGLIVYQEQVQKAAQIIAGYSLGEADILRRVMGKKKPEELAKNFTIFQEGARKNGYSDEAIQKLWDVLVPFAGYAFNKAHSAAYGLVSYWTAYLKANYPAEYMAGLLTSVKDDKDKSAIYLNECRRMGIKVLPPNVNESESNFAAQGDDVILFGLTAVRNVGQNVVDSIIKTRKAKGKYSSFPDFLDKVEAVVCNKRTIESLIKAGAYDEMGHTRKGLVAHHEPMIDNVVAVKRKEAEGQFDLFGGMGDDDAGDEPGFGLDVEFSDVEWEKSYLLAQEREMLGLYVSDHPLFGLEHVLSDKTDAGISQLTGGEHSDGAVVTIGGIISGLQRKMTKQGNAWAIATVEDLAGSIECMFFPATYQLVSTQLVEDTVVFVKGRLDKREDVPRLVAMEMMVPDLSSAGTNAPVVLTIPTVKVTPPMVTRLGEILRHHKGNTEVRIKLQGPRTTTVLRLDRHRVQPDPALFGDLKVLLGPSCLAG, encoded by the coding sequence GTGACCAAGACGCCGTTCACGCACCTGCACGTCCACACCCAGTACTCGCTGCTGGACGGTGCCGCACGGCTGAAGGACATGTTCAACGCGTGCAACGAGATGGGCATGACGCACATCGCCATGTCCGACCACGGCAACCTGCACGGGGCCTACGACTTCTTCCACACCGCCCAGAAGTCCGGGATCACGCCGATCATCGGCATCGAGGCGTACGTCGCCCCCGAGTCCCGGCGCAACAAGCGGCGCATCCAGTGGGGCCAGCCCCACCAGAAGCGCGACGACGTCTCCGGTTCGGGCGGTTACACCCACAAGACGATCTGGGCGGCGAACGCCACCGGCCTGCACAACCTCTTCCGGCTGTCCTCCGACGCGTACGCCGAGGGCTGGCTCACGAAGTGGCCGCGCATGGACAAGGAGACCATCAGCAAGTGGTCCGAGGGGCTGATCGCCTCCACCGGCTGCCCCTCCGGCGAGCTGCAGACCCGCCTGCGCCTCGGCCAGTTCGACGAGGCCCTGAAGTCGGCCTCCGAGTACCAGGACATCTTCGGCAAGGACCGCTACTTCCTGGAGCTGATGGACCACGGCATCGAGATCGAGCGCCGGGTCCGCGACGGACTGCTGGAGATCGGCAAGAAGCTCGGCATCCCGCCGCTGGTGACGAACGACTCGCACTACACCTACGCCAGCGAGGCGGCCGCCCACGACGCCCTGCTGTGCATCCAGACCGGCAAGAACCTCTCGGACCCCGACCGCTTCCGCTTCGACGGCTCCGGCTACTACCTGAAGTCGACCGACGAGATGTACGCCATCGACTCCTCGGACGCCTGGCAGGAGGGCTGCGCCAACACCAAGCTGGTCGCGGACCAGATCGACACCGAGGGCATGTTCAAGTTCCGGAACCTGATGCCGAAGTTCGACATCCCGGACGGCTACACCGAGGTGACCTGGTTCCGCGAGGAGACCATGCGCGGCATGCACCGCCGCTTCCCCGGGGGCATCCCCGAGGACCGCATGAAGCAGGTCGAGTACGAGATGGACACGATCATCTCGATGGGCTTTCCCGGCTACTTCCTCGTGGTCGCCGACTTCATCATGTGGGCCAAGAACCAGGGCATCGCGGTCGGCCCCGGCCGAGGCTCCGCGGCCGGCTCGATCGTCGCCTACGCCATGGGCATCACCGACCTCGACCCGATCCCGCACGGCCTGATCTTCGAGCGCTTCCTGAACCCCGAGCGCGTCTCCATGCCCGATGTCGACATCGACTTCGACGAGCGCAGGCGCGTCGAGGTGATCCGGTACGTCACGGAGAAGTACGGCCAGGACAAGGTCGCCATGATCGGCACCTACGGCACCATCAAGGCCAAGAACGCGATCAAGGACTCGGCGCGCGTCCTGGGCTACCCGTACGCCATGGGCGACCGCCTCACCAAGGCCATGCCCGCCGACGTCCTCGGCAAGGGCATCCCGCTCTCCGGCATCCTCGACCCCTCGCACCCCCGCTACAGCGAGGCCGGCGAGATCCGCAGCATGTACGAGAACGAGCCCGACGTGAAGAAGGTCATCGACACCGCCCGCGGTGTGGAGGGCCTCGTCCGCCAGATGGGCGTGCACGCGGCCGGCGTGATCATGTCCAGCGAGACGATCACCGACCACGTGCCCGTCTGGGTGCGGCACACCGACGGCGTCACCATCACCCAGTGGGACTACCCGAGCTGCGAGTCGCTCGGCCTGCTGAAGATGGACTTCCTCGGCCTGCGCAACCTCACGATCATGGACGACGCCGTCAAGATGGTGAAGGCCAACAAGGGGATCGACATCGACCTCCTGGGCCTCCCGCTCGACGACCCCAAGACCTTCGAACTGCTCGGCCGCGGCGACACCCTCGGCGTCTTCCAGTTCGACGGCGGGCCCATGCGCTCCCTGCTGCGCCTGATGAAGCCCGACAACTTCGAAGACATCTCCGCCGTGTCGGCCCTGTACCGCCCGGGCCCGATGGGCATGAACTCGCACACGAACTACGCCCTGCGCAAGAACAAGCAGCAGGAGATCACCCCGATCCACCCCGAGCTGGAGAAGCCGCTCGAAGAGGTGCTCGCGGTCACCTACGGCCTGATCGTCTACCAGGAGCAGGTGCAGAAGGCCGCCCAGATCATCGCCGGCTACTCGCTCGGCGAGGCCGACATCCTGCGCCGCGTCATGGGCAAGAAGAAGCCCGAGGAGCTGGCGAAGAACTTCACGATCTTCCAGGAAGGCGCCCGCAAGAACGGCTACAGCGACGAGGCCATCCAGAAGCTCTGGGACGTCCTGGTCCCCTTCGCCGGCTACGCCTTCAACAAGGCCCACTCGGCCGCCTACGGCCTGGTCTCCTACTGGACCGCTTACCTCAAGGCGAACTACCCGGCCGAGTACATGGCCGGCCTGCTCACCTCGGTCAAGGACGACAAGGACAAGTCCGCGATCTACCTGAACGAGTGCCGCCGCATGGGCATCAAGGTGCTCCCGCCGAACGTCAACGAGTCCGAGTCGAACTTCGCCGCCCAGGGCGACGACGTGATCCTCTTCGGCCTCACCGCCGTCCGCAACGTCGGCCAGAACGTCGTCGACTCGATCATCAAGACCAGGAAGGCCAAGGGGAAGTACTCCTCCTTCCCCGACTTCCTGGACAAGGTCGAGGCCGTCGTCTGCAACAAGCGCACCATCGAGTCGCTGATCAAGGCCGGCGCCTACGACGAGATGGGCCACACCCGCAAGGGCCTGGTCGCCCACCACGAGCCGATGATCGACAACGTGGTCGCCGTCAAGCGCAAGGAGGCCGAGGGACAGTTCGACCTCTTCGGCGGAATGGGTGACGACGACGCCGGCGACGAGCCCGGCTTCGGCCTCGACGTGGAGTTCTCCGACGTCGAGTGGGAGAAGTCCTACCTGCTCGCCCAGGAGCGCGAGATGCTCGGCCTCTACGTCTCCGACCACCCGCTCTTCGGCCTGGAGCACGTGCTCTCCGACAAGACGGACGCCGGCATCTCCCAGCTGACCGGCGGCGAGCACTCCGACGGCGCCGTCGTCACCATCGGCGGCATCATCTCCGGCCTGCAGCGCAAGATGACCAAGCAGGGCAACGCGTGGGCCATCGCCACCGTCGAGGACCTGGCCGGCTCCATCGAGTGCATGTTCTTCCCCGCGACCTACCAGCTCGTCTCCACCCAGCTGGTCGAGGACACCGTCGTCTTCGTCAAGGGCCGCCTCGACAAGCGCGAGGACGTCCCCCGCCTGGTGGCCATGGAGATGATGGTCCCCGACCTCTCCTCGGCCGGCACCAACGCCCCCGTGGTCCTCACCATCCCCACGGTCAAGGTGACGCCCCCGATGGTGACCCGTCTGGGGGAGATCCTGCGCCACCACAAGGGCAACACCGAGGTGCGGATCAAGCTCCAGGGACCGCGGACCACCACCGTGCTCCGCCTCGACCGGCACCGGGTGCAGCCCGACCCGGCCCTCTTCGGCGACCTCAAGGTCCTGCTCGGACCGTCCTGCCTGGCCGGATAG
- the ybaK gene encoding Cys-tRNA(Pro) deacylase: MAKKTKQAAGTPAIVALTAAGVAFTTHAYEHDPAHPSYGEEAAEAMGVSPTQVFKTLVADVDGVLTVAVVPVSGSLDLKALAAAVGGKRAAMADPALAERTTGYVRGGISPLGQRKRLRTVIDESATAHPTICCSAGRRGLEIELSPSDLAALTGAVLAPIARA; the protein is encoded by the coding sequence ATGGCGAAGAAGACCAAGCAGGCGGCCGGCACTCCGGCGATCGTGGCCCTGACGGCGGCCGGGGTCGCCTTCACCACCCACGCGTACGAGCACGACCCGGCGCATCCCTCGTACGGCGAGGAGGCGGCCGAGGCCATGGGCGTCTCGCCGACGCAGGTCTTCAAGACCCTGGTGGCGGACGTGGACGGCGTCCTGACGGTGGCGGTGGTCCCGGTGTCGGGGTCGCTGGACCTGAAGGCGCTGGCGGCGGCGGTGGGCGGCAAGCGGGCGGCGATGGCGGACCCGGCGCTCGCGGAACGCACCACGGGCTACGTCCGCGGCGGCATCTCCCCGCTGGGGCAGCGCAAGCGGCTGCGCACGGTGATCGACGAGTCCGCGACGGCGCACCCCACGATCTGCTGCTCGGCGGGCCGCCGCGGCCTGGAGATCGAACTCTCCCCGTCGGACCTGGCCGCCCTCACCGGAGCCGTCCTGGCCCCGATCGCCCGGGCCTAG
- a CDS encoding NYN domain-containing protein, with protein MERVDRCVVLVDAGYLLGAAASLLAGEPSRSRITVDHAALIQGLRERAEADTEQPLLRIYWFDGAPDRVPQPEHRRLRVMPRVTVRLGALTRSDGRWAQKGVDAAMHAELTELARNRACSDVVLVTGDGDLLPGLMSAKEHGVAVHLWAVQAADGDYNQSEDLVAEADERRVLDRAWITRAVRAKDLAGLCSPPPVPRPDIAAILSAPLPEAALAEAARNGAAAPADDDREGVPVPAPTTPGGKSVPTPKDLAGALRAAPGPHGGQQTSPSTTPSPASALRWSSDKGWIDRAGPLGEPAETASLPTLAQLTSAEQRWADREEDITTVGGDPFEVGQVFARRWMERLPETVHLQKLATMYPRIPHRIDGELLRYAARFGLLAHKDDQIDEHDRYAIRAGFWREIDVRAAAEHVAAVPAAAPGTGPADLAAPLTPAAE; from the coding sequence GTGGAACGCGTGGACCGCTGCGTCGTCCTGGTGGACGCCGGCTACCTGCTGGGCGCCGCCGCCAGCCTTCTCGCCGGGGAGCCCTCCCGCTCCCGGATCACCGTCGACCATGCCGCCCTCATCCAGGGCCTGCGCGAGCGGGCCGAGGCCGACACCGAGCAGCCCCTGCTGCGCATCTACTGGTTCGACGGCGCACCCGACCGGGTGCCGCAGCCCGAACACCGCAGGCTGCGCGTCATGCCCCGCGTCACCGTCCGCCTCGGCGCCCTGACCCGCAGCGACGGCCGCTGGGCCCAGAAGGGCGTCGACGCCGCCATGCACGCCGAGCTCACCGAGCTCGCCCGCAACCGCGCCTGCTCCGACGTGGTCCTCGTGACCGGCGACGGCGACCTGCTGCCCGGCCTGATGTCCGCCAAGGAACACGGCGTCGCCGTCCACCTGTGGGCCGTCCAGGCCGCCGACGGCGACTACAACCAGTCCGAGGACCTCGTCGCCGAGGCCGACGAACGCCGCGTCCTCGACCGGGCCTGGATCACCCGCGCCGTCCGCGCCAAGGACCTCGCCGGACTGTGCTCCCCGCCGCCCGTGCCCCGGCCCGACATCGCCGCCATCCTCTCGGCGCCGCTCCCCGAGGCCGCGCTCGCCGAGGCCGCCCGCAACGGCGCCGCCGCCCCCGCGGACGACGACCGGGAGGGAGTCCCCGTACCGGCGCCCACCACCCCCGGCGGAAAGAGCGTCCCCACCCCCAAGGACCTCGCCGGAGCCCTGCGCGCCGCCCCCGGACCGCACGGGGGCCAGCAGACCTCGCCGAGCACCACGCCGTCCCCCGCCAGCGCCCTGCGCTGGTCCTCCGACAAGGGCTGGATCGACCGCGCCGGACCGCTCGGCGAACCCGCCGAGACGGCCTCGCTGCCCACCCTCGCCCAGCTCACCAGCGCCGAACAGCGCTGGGCCGACCGGGAGGAGGACATCACCACCGTCGGCGGCGACCCGTTCGAGGTGGGACAGGTGTTCGCCCGACGCTGGATGGAACGCCTCCCGGAGACCGTGCACCTGCAGAAACTGGCCACCATGTACCCGCGCATCCCGCACCGGATCGACGGCGAGCTGCTGCGCTACGCCGCCCGGTTCGGCCTGCTCGCGCACAAGGACGACCAGATCGACGAGCACGACCGCTACGCCATCCGCGCCGGGTTCTGGAGGGAGATCGACGTCCGCGCCGCCGCCGAGCACGTCGCCGCGGTACCGGCCGCCGCACCCGGAACCGGACCCGCCGACCTCGCCGCCCCGCTGACCCCGGCGGCCGAGTAG
- the hisD gene encoding histidinol dehydrogenase, which translates to MISRIDLRGDALPEGGALRDLLPRAEFDVEAALEKVRPICEDVHHRGTAALIEYAQKFDGVTLEQVRVPAEALKTALDELDPAVRAALEESIRRARIVHREQRRTEHTTQVVPGGTVTEKWVPVERVGLYAPGGRSVYPSSVVMNVVPAQEAGVESIALASPPQKEFGGLPHPTILAACALLGVDEVYAVGGAQAVAMFAYGTEDCLPANMVTGPGNIWVAAAKRYFTGRIGIDTEAGPTEIAVLADSTADPVHVAADLISQAEHDPLAAAVLVTDSAELADAVEKELEPQVAATKHVEDRIKPALAGKQSAIVLVDSLEDGLKVVDAYGAEHLEIQTADAADWAARVRNAGAIFVGPWAPVSLGDYCAGSNHVLPTGGCACHSSGLSVQSFLRGIHIVDYTRDALAEVTHHVVTLAEAEDLPAHGAALKARFGWKVPNQ; encoded by the coding sequence GTGATCTCTCGTATCGACCTGCGCGGTGACGCCCTCCCCGAGGGCGGCGCCCTGCGCGACCTGCTGCCCCGTGCCGAGTTCGACGTAGAAGCTGCCCTGGAGAAGGTGCGGCCCATCTGCGAGGACGTCCATCATCGCGGCACGGCGGCGCTGATCGAGTACGCGCAGAAGTTCGACGGGGTGACGCTGGAGCAGGTCAGGGTGCCTGCCGAGGCCCTCAAGACCGCCCTCGACGAGCTCGACCCGGCCGTCCGCGCAGCCCTCGAGGAGTCGATCCGGCGCGCCCGGATCGTGCACCGCGAACAGCGCCGCACCGAGCACACCACCCAGGTGGTCCCCGGCGGCACCGTGACCGAGAAGTGGGTTCCCGTGGAGCGCGTGGGGCTGTACGCCCCGGGCGGCCGCTCGGTGTACCCGTCCTCCGTCGTCATGAACGTGGTGCCGGCCCAGGAGGCGGGCGTCGAATCGATCGCGCTCGCGTCCCCGCCGCAGAAGGAGTTCGGCGGCCTGCCGCACCCGACGATCCTCGCCGCCTGCGCCCTGCTCGGCGTGGACGAGGTGTACGCGGTCGGCGGAGCCCAGGCTGTCGCGATGTTCGCGTACGGCACCGAGGACTGCCTTCCCGCCAACATGGTCACCGGCCCCGGCAACATCTGGGTCGCCGCCGCCAAGCGCTACTTCACCGGCCGCATCGGCATCGACACCGAGGCCGGCCCGACCGAGATCGCCGTCCTCGCCGACTCCACGGCCGACCCGGTGCACGTCGCCGCCGACCTGATCAGCCAGGCCGAGCACGACCCGCTGGCGGCGGCCGTCCTCGTCACGGACTCCGCCGAGCTCGCGGACGCCGTCGAGAAGGAGCTGGAGCCGCAGGTCGCCGCGACCAAGCACGTCGAGGACCGGATCAAGCCCGCCCTCGCCGGCAAGCAGTCCGCGATCGTCCTCGTCGACAGCCTGGAGGACGGCCTCAAGGTCGTCGACGCCTACGGCGCAGAGCACCTGGAGATCCAGACCGCCGACGCCGCCGACTGGGCCGCCCGCGTCCGCAACGCCGGCGCGATCTTCGTCGGCCCGTGGGCCCCGGTCTCCCTGGGCGACTACTGCGCCGGCTCCAACCACGTGCTGCCCACCGGCGGCTGCGCCTGCCACTCCTCGGGCCTGTCCGTGCAGTCCTTCCTGCGCGGCATCCACATCGTCGACTACACCCGCGACGCCCTCGCCGAGGTCACCCACCACGTGGTCACCCTGGCCGAGGCCGAGGACCTGCCCGCCCACGGCGCCGCCCTCAAGGCACGCTTCGGATGGAAGGTCCCCAACCAGTGA
- a CDS encoding histidinol-phosphate transaminase, protein MEGPQPVSIGIDDLPIRDELRGKSPYGAPQLDVPVQLNTNENPYELPPELVARIAERVADAARTLNRYPDRDAVELRTELAAYLTRTGKHPVARENVWAANGSNEVIQQLLQTFGGPGRTAIGFEPSYSMHALISRGTGTGWISGPRREDFTIDVEAAQQAIARHAPDVVFITSPNNPTGTAVEAETVLALYEAAQAAKPSLVIVDEAYVEFSHRDSLLPLIEGRPNMVVSRTMSKAFGAAGLRLGYLAAHPAVVDAVQLVRLPYHLSAVTQATALAALEHTDTLLGYVEQLKSERDRLVTELRAIGYEVTESDANFIQFGKFEDSHTAWQKILDHGVLVRDNGVPGRLRVTAGTPAENDAFLEAVRALKKEQHA, encoded by the coding sequence ATGGAAGGTCCCCAACCAGTGAGCATCGGAATCGACGACCTCCCCATCCGGGACGAACTGCGCGGCAAGAGCCCGTACGGCGCCCCGCAGCTCGACGTGCCCGTCCAGCTGAACACCAACGAGAACCCCTACGAGCTGCCCCCGGAGCTCGTCGCGCGCATCGCCGAGCGCGTCGCCGACGCCGCCCGCACCCTCAACCGCTACCCGGACCGGGACGCGGTCGAGCTGCGCACCGAACTTGCCGCCTACCTCACCCGTACCGGCAAGCACCCGGTCGCGCGGGAGAACGTATGGGCCGCCAACGGCTCCAACGAGGTCATCCAGCAGCTGCTGCAGACCTTCGGCGGGCCCGGCCGCACCGCGATCGGCTTCGAGCCCTCCTACTCCATGCACGCGCTGATCTCCCGCGGCACCGGCACGGGGTGGATCTCCGGCCCGCGCCGCGAGGACTTCACCATCGACGTGGAGGCGGCGCAGCAGGCGATCGCCCGACACGCCCCCGACGTCGTCTTCATCACCTCGCCCAACAACCCCACGGGCACCGCCGTCGAGGCGGAGACCGTCCTGGCCCTCTACGAGGCGGCCCAGGCCGCCAAGCCCTCCCTCGTCATCGTCGACGAGGCCTACGTGGAGTTCAGCCACCGGGACTCACTGCTGCCCCTCATCGAGGGCCGCCCCAACATGGTGGTCTCCCGGACCATGTCCAAGGCCTTCGGCGCTGCCGGCCTGCGCCTGGGCTACCTGGCCGCACACCCCGCCGTCGTCGACGCCGTGCAGCTGGTGCGCCTGCCGTACCACCTGTCCGCCGTCACCCAGGCGACCGCCCTGGCCGCCCTGGAGCACACCGACACCCTGCTCGGCTACGTCGAGCAGCTCAAGTCCGAGCGGGACCGCCTCGTCACCGAACTGCGGGCCATCGGCTACGAGGTCACCGAGTCCGACGCGAACTTCATCCAGTTCGGGAAGTTCGAGGACTCGCACACCGCCTGGCAGAAGATCCTCGACCACGGGGTCCTGGTCCGGGACAACGGCGTACCCGGCCGGCTGCGGGTCACCGCCGGCACCCCGGCAGAGAACGACGCGTTCCTGGAAGCGGTTCGCGCACTGAAGAAGGAGCAGCACGCATGA
- a CDS encoding ABC transporter ATP-binding protein: MSTGTAQAQNGTAAAAGAAPDVVCAVRDLVKTYPAVRGRRGAPALPETRANDGISLDVRRGEVFGLLGPNGAGKSTLVRQLTGLMRPDSGTVTLLGHDLVRHPGRASRLLAYLGQESTALDELTVALAAETTGRLRGLDVRSARAARDAVLEELGLTGIAGRPLKKLSGGQRRLACFATALVGERPVLVLDEPTTGMDPVARRAVWAAVDRRRAQHGATVLLVTHNVIEAETVLDRVAVIDQGKVIACDTPAALKAHVSGEVRLELVWREGAPLAVPEVARLRDRAVESGRRWVLRLAPDEARAAVASVTGGPAFAALDDFTLATPSLEDVYLALGGKTKGLVKS, from the coding sequence GTGAGTACGGGCACAGCACAGGCGCAGAACGGCACGGCAGCGGCCGCGGGAGCGGCGCCGGACGTGGTCTGCGCGGTGCGTGACCTGGTCAAGACGTATCCCGCGGTACGCGGACGGCGCGGCGCCCCCGCCCTGCCCGAGACCCGCGCCAACGACGGAATCAGCCTCGACGTCCGGCGCGGCGAGGTCTTCGGCCTGCTCGGCCCCAACGGCGCCGGCAAGTCCACCCTGGTCCGCCAGCTCACCGGCCTGATGCGGCCCGACTCGGGAACCGTGACCCTCCTCGGCCACGACCTCGTGCGCCACCCCGGACGGGCCTCCAGGCTGCTCGCCTACCTCGGCCAGGAGTCCACCGCCCTGGACGAGCTCACGGTGGCCCTGGCCGCCGAGACCACCGGACGGCTGCGCGGACTCGACGTACGGTCGGCACGCGCCGCGCGCGACGCCGTACTGGAGGAACTCGGGCTGACCGGGATCGCCGGACGGCCCCTGAAGAAGCTCTCCGGCGGCCAGCGGCGCCTCGCCTGCTTCGCCACCGCCCTGGTCGGCGAGCGGCCCGTACTGGTCCTCGACGAGCCCACCACCGGCATGGACCCCGTGGCCCGGCGGGCCGTCTGGGCGGCCGTGGACCGGCGCCGCGCCCAGCACGGCGCGACCGTGCTGCTCGTCACCCACAACGTCATCGAGGCCGAGACCGTCCTCGACCGGGTCGCCGTCATCGACCAGGGCAAGGTCATCGCCTGCGACACGCCCGCCGCGCTGAAGGCGCACGTCTCGGGCGAGGTCCGGCTGGAACTGGTGTGGCGCGAAGGCGCCCCGCTGGCGGTGCCGGAGGTCGCCCGGCTGCGCGACCGGGCCGTCGAGTCGGGGCGCCGCTGGGTGCTCCGGCTGGCGCCGGACGAGGCCAGGGCGGCGGTGGCCTCGGTCACCGGGGGCCCGGCCTTCGCCGCGCTCGACGACTTCACCCTGGCCACCCCCAGCCTGGAAGACGTGTACCTGGCCCTCGGCGGCAAGACGAAAGGGCTGGTGAAGTCGTGA
- a CDS encoding ABC transporter permease, which produces MSDRSTGAVRAALAPDAPTASATGAAPAADTPGCAQPAPLAPGARFFPSLAAVYRAQLSRARVARIPLLFVATFQSVGIMILMRGVVDGGSEARAVVAGSSVLVVAFVALNLLAQYFGQLRAGGGLDHYATLPVPPASVVLGAAAAYASFTLPGTLVTAVFGCLLFGLPMSGLWILAAVVPLAGAALAGLGAALGLLAPRQELATLAGQLGMSAALLLGVLPPERMPAVIVWARDLLPSTYGVEAFARTFEASPDWAAVLFDLGVCAAVGVLSLTVATWAYRRAAVR; this is translated from the coding sequence GTGAGCGACCGCTCGACGGGGGCCGTCCGGGCCGCGCTCGCGCCCGACGCCCCAACGGCATCCGCGACCGGAGCCGCGCCGGCCGCCGACACCCCGGGCTGCGCACAGCCCGCGCCGCTGGCGCCCGGCGCGCGGTTCTTCCCCTCGCTGGCCGCCGTCTACCGGGCGCAGCTGTCCCGTGCGCGGGTGGCGCGGATACCGCTGCTGTTCGTGGCCACCTTCCAGTCCGTCGGGATCATGATCCTGATGCGCGGCGTCGTCGACGGGGGCTCGGAGGCCCGGGCCGTCGTGGCCGGCTCCTCGGTGCTCGTCGTCGCCTTCGTCGCGCTGAACCTGCTCGCGCAGTACTTCGGGCAGCTGCGGGCCGGCGGCGGACTCGACCACTACGCCACCCTGCCGGTGCCGCCGGCCTCGGTGGTGCTGGGTGCGGCCGCCGCGTACGCCTCCTTCACGCTGCCGGGGACACTGGTCACCGCCGTCTTCGGGTGCCTGCTCTTCGGGCTGCCGATGAGCGGGCTGTGGATCCTGGCCGCCGTGGTGCCGCTCGCCGGGGCCGCACTGGCCGGGCTCGGCGCGGCGCTGGGGCTGCTGGCACCCCGGCAGGAGCTCGCCACCCTCGCCGGACAGCTCGGCATGTCGGCCGCGCTGCTGCTCGGGGTGCTGCCGCCCGAGCGGATGCCGGCCGTGATCGTCTGGGCGCGGGACCTGCTGCCGTCCACGTACGGGGTGGAGGCGTTCGCCCGGACCTTCGAGGCATCGCCGGACTGGGCCGCCGTCCTCTTCGACCTCGGCGTCTGCGCGGCCGTGGGGGTCCTCTCGCTGACCGTCGCGACCTGGGCGTACCGCCGGGCGGCCGTCCGCTGA